The proteins below come from a single Hirundo rustica isolate bHirRus1 chromosome 6, bHirRus1.pri.v3, whole genome shotgun sequence genomic window:
- the LOC120753734 gene encoding cobalamin binding intrinsic factor-like → MLGVALGIGVLLALLGRTATEHCVAPQDMVSQLLQRLEGSVNLEEAANPSVLLAMNLAGGDSDGATHKWLLQEIKEEAVRRAPKDMTSGQVALHVLALLSSCQDPRSVHALEQTLDLIRVLQQKTDEEMAKLETEGIPKTTLYSVGLDTLALCLAEAGGAQGPSVALAKQVLSPESHLSTDTRAMVALALACVYNYVELQDVQHLLREALWTVSNSFLDEQEMGNGLIGNIYSMGLALQALEATGKFYAPRKWDCAQAFSVVYAHDYQHPMAIAHVLPALVGRSYLDAAGLDCAATKDTSPSRWLPLSPLLGTQGVPRAPIQVYYSITNMLQGKHFQYSTSVTVPSGSTLLQVMEVAAEENPEIFSFQTEQTSWGPYVTSIHGLAGSADDRTYWQFLSAGNALDKGVGTYKPHDGEHIQAVFSTY, encoded by the exons ATGCTTGGCGTGGCTTTGGGCATCGGGgtcctgctggccctgctgggcCGCACGGCCACCGAGCACTGTG TGGCCCCGCAGGACATGGTGTCGCAACTGCTCCAACGCCTGGAGGGATCCGTCAATCTTGAGGAGGCTGCGAATCCCAGTGTCCTGCTGGCCATGAACCTGGCTGGGGGGGACAGCGATGGTGCCACCCACAAGTGGCTGCTCCAGGAGATCAAGGAGGAGGCGGTGAGGAGAGCCCCGAAAG ACATGACCTCGGGACAGGTGGCTCTGCACGTCCTggccctcctctcctcctgccaggaTCCCCGGAGTGTCCATGCCCTGGAGCAGACCCTCGACCTGATCCGTGTCCTGCAGCAGAAAACGGATGAGGAGATGGCCAAACTGG AGACCGAGGGTATTCCCAAAACTACCCTGTACAGCGTGGGCCTGGACACCCTGGCCCTGTGCCTGGCTGAGGCGGGCGGCGCTCAAGGGCCATCGGTGGCCCTGGCCAAGCAGGTGCTGAGCCCTGAGAGCCACCTCTCCACGG ACACCCGGGCCATGGTGGCGCTGGCGTTGGCCTGTGTCTACAACTACGTGGAGCTCCAGGACGTGCAGCATCTGCTCCGGGAGGCACTCTGGACAGTGAGCAACAGCTTCCTGGATGAGCAGGAGATGGGGAATGGCCTGATTGGGAATATCTACAGCATGGGGCTGGCCCTGCAG GCGCTGGAGGCCACCGGGAAGTTCTACGCCCCACGGAAGTGGGACTGTGCCCAGGCCTTCTCCGTGGTGTATGCCCACGATTACCAGCACCCCATGGCCATCGCCCAcgtgctgccagccctggtggGAAGGTCCTACCTGGATGCAGCTGGCCTGGACTGCGCTGCCACCAAGGACACGTCCCCGAGCCGATGgctgcccctgtcccctctgctggggacacagggtgTTCCCAGAG cccccaTCCAGGTGTATTACTCCATCACCAACATGCTCCAAGGAAAACACTTCCAGTACTCCACCTCAGTGACAGTCCCAAGTGGGTCCACTCTGCTCCAGGTGATGGAGGTGGCAGCAGAGGAGAACCCCGAGATCTTTAG CTTCCAGACGGAGCAGACATCCTGGGGTCCCTACGTGACCTCCATCCACGGGCTGGCTGGCAGCGCGGATGACAGGACCTACTGGCAGTTCCTCAGTGCCGGGAATGCCCTCGACAAAG GGGTTGGCACCTACAAACCACACGATGGGGAGCACATCCAGGCTGTCTTCAGCACCTACTGA